From Candidatus Binatia bacterium:
ATTTTTCCCTGGCAAGCACCGCCGGAAGCGGCACAGAGACTTTCGTAGCCATCGCCAGTGGAACCGGCATCAGCGCTTCGCGACGACGAATCTCCCTCCGCTCACCTAAAAGATATTTTAACATTGGCGGTTCCCGCCATGCTGGCGATTGCCAGCGAGCCCCTGTTCATTCTCGCCGATACGGCGATGATCGGCCGCCTCGGCGTGGAGCCGCTGGCCGCGCGCTCCATCGCCTCGTCGCTCATCGGCGGCATTTATTGGATCTTTGCGTTTCTCATCTTCGGCACCACGACGCTTGTCGGCTACCACCGTGGCACGGGTGAGCCGGAGATCTGCGGCGAGATCTGCGTCCAGGCGCTTTTTCTCGCCGCCGTCGGAGGGATCGTTGTCGCGGCTCTGGGGATCCTCTTCGCGCGACAGTTATATCTATGGATGGGCGCCGGGCGGGACCTGCTGGAACAAGGAACCACCTATTTTCGCATCCGCATCGCCGGCACGCCGTTTACGTTTCTTCTTTTCGCCTGCGTCGGGTTTCTGCGCGGCATCCAGGACACGCGCACGCCGATGCTCATCGCTTTCGCCACGAACGGCCTCAACGCCGTTCTCGATTACGTTTTGATTTACGGCGCTCTCGGCTTTCCCGCGCTGGGGCTCAGAGGCGCCGCTTTCGCGACCCTCGTTTCACAGATCGTGGCCGGCGGTATTTGCCTCGGCATCGTCTTTTTTTCCTCCTACACCGCCCAATACCGGCTCAACCGGTGGCGGCTGAATGCGCGCAGGCTGCTCTCGCTCTCCCGCATCGGCCGCGACCTCGCCCTCAGAACCGGCGCGCTGCGTTTTTCGCTCGTCTTCGCCACCGGCACGGTCGCGCGCATGGGCACGGTGACGTTGTCGAGCCACGAAATTGCGCTCCAGTTGTTTTTGCTTTCGTCGGACACGATCGACGGCATCGCCGTCGCGGGACAAACGCTCACAGCCAAACATCTCGGCGAGCGCCGGCCCGACGCGGCCTATCGGATGGGAAAAGTTTTGCTTCTCTGCGGTCTCACTGCCGGACTGATCTTCGGCTGCGCGTATGTCCTCTTGAAGCCGGCCTTGATCGGCA
This genomic window contains:
- a CDS encoding MATE family efflux transporter, with product MEPASALRDDESPSAHLKDILTLAVPAMLAIASEPLFILADTAMIGRLGVEPLAARSIASSLIGGIYWIFAFLIFGTTTLVGYHRGTGEPEICGEICVQALFLAAVGGIVVAALGILFARQLYLWMGAGRDLLEQGTTYFRIRIAGTPFTFLLFACVGFLRGIQDTRTPMLIAFATNGLNAVLDYVLIYGALGFPALGLRGAAFATLVSQIVAGGICLGIVFFSSYTAQYRLNRWRLNARRLLSLSRIGRDLALRTGALRFSLVFATGTVARMGTVTLSSHEIALQLFLLSSDTIDGIAVAGQTLTAKHLGERRPDAAYRMGKVLLLCGLTAGLIFGCAYVLLKPALIGIFTRSPEVVATLGVAIFVLLALFQPVNGVVFASDGFLLGVNDTRYLMWAMLAGALGIFVPVAWLSLHFQWGLLGVWIGLSLLMAWRLATNLHRFFSKRWISRFPAK